Part of the Sulfurimonas denitrificans DSM 1251 genome is shown below.
GTTCTGTGTGGAAGGGCCATCGCTCAAAGGATAAAAGGTACGCCGGGGATAACAGGCTGATCTCCCCCAAGAGCTCACATCGACGGGGAGGTTTGGCACCTCGATGTCGGCTCATCGCATCCTGGGGCTGAAGCAGGTCCCAAGGGTATGGCTGTTCGCCATTTAAAGCGGTACGCGAGCTGGGTTCAGAACGTCGTGAGACAGTTCGGTCCCTATCTTCCGTGGGCGTAGGAGAGTTGAGGAGAGCTGACCCTAGTACGAGAGGACCGGGTTGGACATGCCACTGGTGCACCAGTTGTTCTGCCAAGAGCATCGCTGGGTAGCTACGCATGGATGAGATAACCGCTGAAAGCATCTAAGCGGGAAGCCAACTCCAAGATGAACTCTCCCTGAAGTACGCTTGAAGACTACAAGCTTGATAGGCTGGGTGTGTACGCAGAGTAATCTGTTTAGCTGACCAGTACTAATAGTACGTTTGTCTTTTTTACCATTCTATTTATAGAATAACAATTCGTTCACTACCTTACTTAGTGTATAGGTACCTGATGTAGTTATTTAGTTATGTTGACTTTAACAATGATATTTTATGCATTAATTGCATAAAACTCACTCTAACTTAAGAACAATTACTTTTAAGTACACAAAACAGTGTATTTAAATGTGATTGTCTAGGTGGCTATAGAGAGAGGGAAACGCCTGGTCCCATTCCGAACCCAGAAGCTAAGCCTCTCATCGCTGATAATACTGATCCTTGCAGGATTGGAAATGTAGGTCGCTGCCTAGTTGATCATTTCTACTACTTACCAACACTTCTTTAACTTCAATCAAATCCACTTTTTAATTCTAGTCTAACTCTTTTATAAACTTTATTCATTTACTGTTTTAATTCTTTAATTCTTTAATTCTTTAATTCTTTAATTCTTTAATTCTTTAATTCTTTTTGCTAAAGCACTTCGTTGATTTTAATTTTATTAGGTATTTACATGTAGTAATTCCCATTTATGATTAATTATATTCATATTTACTTTGTGAAGTCTATCTAAAAAATAGTCTCTGCTTACTTCTTTGGCACCTAGATTTTTTAGGTGCTCGGTTGGCACTTGGGCATCTATAAAATCATATCCCCATATTTTTAGATGATTAATTAAAACTGCATAAGCACTTTTTGAAGCATCATTTACGAGGGTAAACATTGATTCTCCGCAAAAGAGACCACCAACTGCAACTCCATATAGTCCACCAACAAGTTCTCCATCAAGATAGCTCTCAACGCTATGAGCTATGCCCATATCATGAAGCACACTATAAGCTTCTATGATTTCATCTTGTATCCACGTTCCATCTTGTTTAACTCTTTTTATATTTTGGCAATTTTTCATAACGTTTATAAAATTAGTATCAAATCTATATTCAAATTTTTTCATACTTTTTCTAAGAGAGCGACTTAGTTTAAAATCATCAAGTTCCATAATAAGTCTGGGATTTGGCGACCACCAAATAATGGGGTCATTTTTACCATACCATGGAAATATCCCATTTTGATATGCGCGGATAAGTCTTGATGGATTTAAATCACCTCCCCAAGCAACTATGCCATCTTCAGTTGCATCGTTTGGATGAGGGAAAGTTAACTCATGTTTTAGAAGTTTTGGAATCAATCTAACTCTTTAAACTTTAAGATAATTTTTTTGTTAAATGAGACATTTACGGTTCCACCATTTTTAAGTTTTCCAAAAAGAATTTCATCGCTTAGCTGCTCTGTAATATTGTTTTGGATATATCTTTTTATCGGTCTAGCACCCATCTCAGGTGAGTAAGACTCACTAGCGATGAAATCCATAGCTTTTGGTGATAATGTTATAGCTATTTTCTTTTTTTTGAGTTCTGCATTTAACTCGGCTATAAATTTCTTCACAATGTTTTTTACTATCTCTATATCTAACTGATTAAACTCTACTATTGCACTTAACCTATTTCTAAATTCTGGCGTGAAAAAGAGTTTTAACTCCTCATTTTTTGCCAAAGAAGAGTCTTTGTTAAATCCCATAACGCTTCTAGCTGTTGCACCAACGTTTGATGTCATTATTAATATAACATTTTGAAAGTTTGCTTTGTATCCATTATTGTCAGTTAGAGTAGCATTATCCATGATTTGAAGCAGTATATTTACTAAGTCTGGATGCGCTTTTTCTATCTCATCTAGTAGCAAGACACTGTATGGATGCTTCTTTATAGCCTCTGTTAAGAGTCCACCTTGTTCATATCCAACATATCCTGGAGGTGCTCCTATAAGGCGGCTCAGAGCGTGTTTTTCCATATATTCACTCATATCAAATCTCTCAAAATTTACGCCTAGAATTTCACTTAGACTTAGTGCTAATTCTGTTTTACCAACTCCTGTTGGACCTGAGAAAAGAAATGATGCTATTGGTTTACCCTCAGGCGTTAACCCTGCTTTTGAGATTTTAATAGCTTTTGTTACCTCTTCAACAGCCTTATCTTGTCCTATGACTCTTTGTTTTAAACTCTCTTGTAGATTTATAAGAGAAAGCGTCTCATCTTTAGAAACTTTTTGGTTTGAGATGCCAACTATCTTAGAGAGAGTGTTTTGGATGTCAGTTGATGAGACTACTCTTCTTTTTACTTTTTTCAGATGAAATGATGCTGCACACTCGTCTATGAGATCTATCGCTTTGTCTGGTAGAAATTTATCAGTTATGTATCTTTTTGATAATTCAACTGCTGATTTTAGGGCATTGTCTGTATATGTAACATTGTGATGAGCCTCATATTTACTCTTTAACCCTTTTAAAATTTTGTAGCTTGTCTCAAGTGAGGGTTCATTTATATCGATTTTAGAGAATCTTCTACTAAGTGCTTTGTCTTTTTCAAAACCATTTCGATACTCTGCAAATGTTGTTGCACCCATGCACTTTAACTCTCCAGAAGCAAGAGCAGGTTTTAACTGATTTGCTGCATCCATAGAGCCGCTCGTTGAACCAGCCCCTATGAGTGTGTGAATTTCATCTATAAATAAAATTGCATTAGGAATGCCTTTTAACTCATCCATAATGCCTTTTAAACGTTTTTCAAAATCGCCTCTATATTTTGTCCCAGCGAGCATTGCCCCTAAGTCTAGTGCAAAAAGTTGAGAGTTTTGTATGATAAGAGGTACTTTTTTTGCAACAATATTAAGGGCTAAACCCTCTGCAATTGCAGTTTTGCCAACACCAGCTTCTCCAACTAAAATTGGATTGTTCTTTTTTCTGCGGCAAAGAATCTGAGTTACTCTTTGTATCTCATCATCTCTGCCAATGACAGGGTCTATTTTGCCATCTTTTGCTTTTTTAAGAAGATTAATCGCATATTTTTGCAGGTATGACTCACTCTCTTTAGTTGTCTCTTTCTCATCAAGAGTTGAGATAACTTCTAGGATATCAAGTCTTGATATTTTGTATTCAGTTAAAAGAATATAGGCAAAAGAGTTTACTTCATCATAAATGGCAACTAATAAATCTGCTATATCAGCACTTTGTTGATTTGAACTTTGTATATGTTTTATCATATTGTCAATTAGTCTTGATAGTGCAACACTCTCAAAAGGCTCTTCGCTTATGTTTGGCGGAAGAGTTTGGCTGTTTGTGTCTATGTATTTTTTTATAACCTCTCTCATCTCTTCAACATCACCGCCACATGTAAAGATAATCTTTGCTCCCTCAGAAGAGTTTAAGAGCTGATAAAAGAGATGTTCTATAGTTATATATTCATGACGCAATCCTTTTGCATAAAGAATCGCTTTTTGAAAAACTTCATTAAGTGAGTAGCTAATCATTACTCCTCCTCCATTGTTGCTCTTAGTGCAAAGCCATTGTCTCTAGCTTTTTTGTGTACCTGCATAACTTTTGTCTCTGCAATTTCATAAGTATATATTCCGCAGATTCCTTTTGTTTTTTTATGTATCTCAAGCATTATTTGATGCGCCTGTTCGTAATTTTTATGAAATATAGTTATTAAAATATCTATAACAAACTCCATAGAGGTATAGTCATCATTTAAGAGAAGCACTTTATACTTTTTTGGGTACTTTATCTTCACCTTCTCTTTAGTTTCTAAATCGATATTTGTTGCCATATTTTCCTCATAATAATTACCTTTAATAGTTAAAAATTATAACTAAATTGAGACAATTGTGGAAAAATCCGCATATATTTCTTTAATCCCATCTTCATAGGTTTTTTTAGTGGAATTTTTATTAAGATATTTTTCTTTTAGATTATTTTGAATGCAAAGTTTTTTATCAACTCTCTAGCAAACTTTATCTTGTGGATAAAGTTTGTATTTTGTTTAGCGTTAAAAACTCTATTTTGCAGATATTAAGAAGTCTTCAATAATATCTTTTGGGTTTTCAAGTCCTATTGATACTCTGATTAAACCATCTGTTATGCCTAAGAAGTTTTTTGTTTTTTCGTCAAAATCACTGTATATAGTTGATGACATGTGTAAAGCTAAAGTTCTGCTGTCGCCAATATTAGCTGTTATTGTAGCTATTTTGGTTTTGTTTAAAAATGCAAATGCTCTCTCTTTTGTGAGCATATCTATAGTTAAAAGTGTTCCACAGCCATTTGGAAAATCACTTAAATATCTTTGATGGTGCGGATGTGTATCTAAGCAGGGATGATTTATGTTCAATCCGTTTTTATGAAGTTCTTTCGCAACTGTTTCTACACTTTTTACGATTCTATCCATTCGTAGTGCAAGAGTTTCAAGCCCAAGCATGGTTAGGTAACTTGAGTGTGCATTAGCGCTCATTCCGAAATCTCTCATAGCTCTTTTTTTGGCATTTACAACAAGTGCCATTTTCCCCATATTTTTTATGAATTTTTCCAACTCTTTATATCTTGGAGTTTTAAATTTATCATCTTTCTCTTTTATTGCTCTAAATACTACACATCCGCCAAGTGCTGATGAATTTCCTGAGATAATTTTGGTTGTAGAGTAGATGCATATATCGGCGCCAAGTTTTAACGGTAAGATGCTTAGTGGAGTTATTGTGTTGTCAACCATTAGAGCAACACCGCACTCATTTGCTATAGCAGCTATTTTTTTGATATCTGGAAGTCTCATGTTAGGATTTCCGACGCTCTCTAGAAATATTATTTTAGTATTTTCATTTACAGCATTTTTAATATTTTCCAACTCATCCACATCAAAAAAATGTGTTTTAACTCCAAAACGACTTAGGGTTTCACTAAAAAATGAGTAAGTTCCACCGAAGAGTCCGCCAATACTTATAATCTCATCTTTACATGTTAAAAGCGACATTACAGCAAGTGCTATGGCTCCCATTCCTGAGCTTGTTGCAATTGCTCCTACTCCATCATCCATCTCCGCCATAATAGATTCGAGCTTGGAAGTTGTTGGGTTTCCCATTCTTGAATATAGCGGTTTTTTAATGCTTCCGTTAAAAATGCCCTCCGCAATCTCTGGCGTTTCATAGGCAAAAGATGCCGAATTTACTATAGTTGGAGAGACTGCTCCATCCTTACTCCCTACACTCTGAACAAATTTGGTACAATACTCTTCAAAATAATCCATTTATCAACCTTTAAATAATAAATGATTGTATCAAATAAGGAATAATTATAACTTTAGAAAATAGATAAACTTAAGTAATAATATACAGGTAAATAATGAAAAAACGAATTTTTATAACAGCTACAAACACTGATATAGGAAAAACATACACAACAAAACTTCTTTTAAAAGAGTTCGCATCTCGTGGGCTTCTAGTTGGTGTTATTAAGCCCATAGAAACAGGCGTTGTGGATGGATATGCAGATGATGGTGAGGAGTTACTGCAATATGTTAAAGAGCTTAATCCAAAGCTATGGTCTTTAGAGGTTGAAGATATAGTTCCAATTACATACGAGTTGGCAGCAGCTCCGTTTGTAGCGTCAAATAACACACCTCTTGATTTAAGAAAAATCAAAATCAAGATTGAAGAGATGGAAGCTTCTTGTGATATTGTAATCATTGAGGGAGCTGGTGGGCTTTATGTTCCCATAGATGATAAATATATGATGATAGATTTGCTTAAAAAACTTGATGCCGTAGCGTTATTGGTTACGCACTGCTCACTTGGTTGTATAAATGATACACTACTTAGCAAAGGGGCGTTGGAGGCAAAAGAGATACTACATGTAGTTGCTTTTAACTGTAAAAATAAGGATGACAATTTTGACAAAATTTCAGAACCATATTTTTTGAAAACAGATTTTAAGGTGTTTAAAGTGGACAAAGATATTGAAAAAATATGTGATGTCTTGTATAATCTATCTGATGTTAAACGCTAAAACGAACAAGTCCGTTTTAGCGACAGGGACTGAAGTCCCTACAATCCCCTAAAGCTACGAAAAAACAAGTTTTTTCGAGAAATATAAAATTTTAAAAAAAGAGTGATATGAAACATTTAATTCGCACAGATGATTTTACAACCCAAGAGATAGAGTCTATTTTAGCAGATGCAGAACTTTTTAGTGATGGCAGATTTGATAGAATTTTAAGAGACAAAATCATAATAACACTCTTTTTTGAAAACTCAACAAGAACAAGAAGCTCTTTTGAGATAGCGGCAAAAAGACTTGGCGCTGAGATAGTCCATCTTGATGTTGCAAACAGTTCTACGAAAAAAGGCGAAACGCTGGTTGATACCGCTATGAACCTTGATGCGATGGGTCCACACGCAATCATTGTCAGACATCAAAACTCAGGTGTTGCTAAAATTCTCTCAAACCATACAAAAGCCTCAATCATAAATGCAGGAGATGGCGCTCATGCACACCCAACACAAGCGCTCTTAGATCTCTTTACACTAAAAAAACATTTTAAAAATCTTGAGGGGAAAAAGATAGCAATTGTGGGTGATATTAAAAACTCAAGAGTTGCAAACTCAAACATAGAGCTTCTTAGCAGATTTAAAATGGAGGTTATTTTAGTTGCCCCGCCTCAGTTTTTGCCTCAGAGTGATTTGAGAACAACGCACTATTTAGAAGATATTATTGATGAAGTAGATGCTATCATGAGCCTTAGAACACAAACAGAGAGACACTCTTCTCAAACTTATGCTTCACTAAAAGATTATGCGAGTGATTTTTGTATAACAAGTGAAGTTGTTGGCGATAGAGATATAATCATTCTTCATCCAGGTCCTGTTCATAGAAATATAGATATTTGTGACGCGCTCTTAGCGGATAAAAGATGTAAGGTTTTAGAGCAGGTAGCAAATGGTGTTGCAATAAGAATGGCAGTGCTAAAAAAATTAATTTATGACGTTTGAGGATATAAACTCTCTTGGGTCTAAAAGAGAGCCTTTTTTATTTATAGTTGATTTTAAAGCTCAAAATATAGCTCTTTTGCCTCTAGATAAACTTAAACAAAACGATGTAGAGTTTGAGATAAATGAAGAGTATAAACTAAAAGTTCACGAAGATTTTTTACAAAAAGATGGTGTATCTTTTGAGACATACAAAGAGAAGTTTGATTTTGTGATAGAGAAGATAAAAGATGGAGAGACATATCTTTTAAACCTCACCCAGCCTACATATATAAAAACACCATTAACACTCCAAGAGATATATAGTGCGGCAAATGCTCCCTATAAATTAAGATACAAAGATAAGTTTGTCTGCTTTTCTCCTGAGAAATTTATCTCTATAAAAGACTATAAAATCTCGACATTTCCTATGAAAGGCACAATTGACGCTTCAATCTTAAATGCAAAAGAGATAATTTTAGAAGATAAAAAAGAGATGGCGGAACATGTTATGGTTGTTGATTTGCTTAGAAACGATCTCTCTATGGTTGCCAAAAATGTAAAAGTTGAAAAGTTTAGATATATAACAAAGATAGAAGCTGGAGAGAAAAAACTTCTACATGTAAGCTCACATATAAGCGGTGATGTTGGAGATGATTGGCATAGCAAAATAGGGGATATTTTAAAATCACTTCTTCCAGCTGGAAGCATAAGCGGAGCGCCAAAGAAGAGTACTCTTGAGATAATCCATCTAGTTGAAGGGTATGAGAGAGGTTATTTTAGCGGTGTTTTTGGAGTATATGATGGAGAGGTGCTTGATAGTGCTGTTATGATTCGTTTTGTGCAAAAAACCAAAGATGGTTACATGTATAAAAGTGGCGGCGGAATTACACTTGATAGCGATGTAAAGAGTGAGTATAATGAGATGTTAGATAAAGTTTATCTGCCGTAAAACAAGGGGTTATAGATGTTTAAGATTAATGGGTTTTTTACAAGCGGATGGTTTTTTGATGAGTCTGAGTGTGAGTTGAAAAACAGATATCAGATGATAAATATTGGTATTTTACTCTCTGCAAGTGGGCTTGTTTATGGGATTATTGGGAATTATATAAGAGGGACAGATGGATTTATTCCTCTTGAGTTGGCTCTTTTATGTACTAATATTATGATGTTTTTTGCACTTAGGATGTATCGTAATTTTTTTGAATTTTTTGCAATTACTATGACTTTGCAGTACACTTTTTTATTTCTATTTCTTATTTATGTTGGTGAGCCTAG
Proteins encoded:
- a CDS encoding aminotransferase class I/II-fold pyridoxal phosphate-dependent enzyme, producing MDYFEEYCTKFVQSVGSKDGAVSPTIVNSASFAYETPEIAEGIFNGSIKKPLYSRMGNPTTSKLESIMAEMDDGVGAIATSSGMGAIALAVMSLLTCKDEIISIGGLFGGTYSFFSETLSRFGVKTHFFDVDELENIKNAVNENTKIIFLESVGNPNMRLPDIKKIAAIANECGVALMVDNTITPLSILPLKLGADICIYSTTKIISGNSSALGGCVVFRAIKEKDDKFKTPRYKELEKFIKNMGKMALVVNAKKRAMRDFGMSANAHSSYLTMLGLETLALRMDRIVKSVETVAKELHKNGLNINHPCLDTHPHHQRYLSDFPNGCGTLLTIDMLTKERAFAFLNKTKIATITANIGDSRTLALHMSSTIYSDFDEKTKNFLGITDGLIRVSIGLENPKDIIEDFLISAK
- a CDS encoding aspartate carbamoyltransferase catalytic subunit, giving the protein MKHLIRTDDFTTQEIESILADAELFSDGRFDRILRDKIIITLFFENSTRTRSSFEIAAKRLGAEIVHLDVANSSTKKGETLVDTAMNLDAMGPHAIIVRHQNSGVAKILSNHTKASIINAGDGAHAHPTQALLDLFTLKKHFKNLEGKKIAIVGDIKNSRVANSNIELLSRFKMEVILVAPPQFLPQSDLRTTHYLEDIIDEVDAIMSLRTQTERHSSQTYASLKDYASDFCITSEVVGDRDIIILHPGPVHRNIDICDALLADKRCKVLEQVANGVAIRMAVLKKLIYDV
- the clpA gene encoding ATP-dependent Clp protease ATP-binding subunit ClpA → MISYSLNEVFQKAILYAKGLRHEYITIEHLFYQLLNSSEGAKIIFTCGGDVEEMREVIKKYIDTNSQTLPPNISEEPFESVALSRLIDNMIKHIQSSNQQSADIADLLVAIYDEVNSFAYILLTEYKISRLDILEVISTLDEKETTKESESYLQKYAINLLKKAKDGKIDPVIGRDDEIQRVTQILCRRKKNNPILVGEAGVGKTAIAEGLALNIVAKKVPLIIQNSQLFALDLGAMLAGTKYRGDFEKRLKGIMDELKGIPNAILFIDEIHTLIGAGSTSGSMDAANQLKPALASGELKCMGATTFAEYRNGFEKDKALSRRFSKIDINEPSLETSYKILKGLKSKYEAHHNVTYTDNALKSAVELSKRYITDKFLPDKAIDLIDECAASFHLKKVKRRVVSSTDIQNTLSKIVGISNQKVSKDETLSLINLQESLKQRVIGQDKAVEEVTKAIKISKAGLTPEGKPIASFLFSGPTGVGKTELALSLSEILGVNFERFDMSEYMEKHALSRLIGAPPGYVGYEQGGLLTEAIKKHPYSVLLLDEIEKAHPDLVNILLQIMDNATLTDNNGYKANFQNVILIMTSNVGATARSVMGFNKDSSLAKNEELKLFFTPEFRNRLSAIVEFNQLDIEIVKNIVKKFIAELNAELKKKKIAITLSPKAMDFIASESYSPEMGARPIKRYIQNNITEQLSDEILFGKLKNGGTVNVSFNKKIILKFKELD
- the aat gene encoding leucyl/phenylalanyl-tRNA--protein transferase; this encodes MIPKLLKHELTFPHPNDATEDGIVAWGGDLNPSRLIRAYQNGIFPWYGKNDPIIWWSPNPRLIMELDDFKLSRSLRKSMKKFEYRFDTNFINVMKNCQNIKRVKQDGTWIQDEIIEAYSVLHDMGIAHSVESYLDGELVGGLYGVAVGGLFCGESMFTLVNDASKSAYAVLINHLKIWGYDFIDAQVPTEHLKNLGAKEVSRDYFLDRLHKVNMNIINHKWELLHVNT
- a CDS encoding aminodeoxychorismate synthase component I — translated: MTFEDINSLGSKREPFLFIVDFKAQNIALLPLDKLKQNDVEFEINEEYKLKVHEDFLQKDGVSFETYKEKFDFVIEKIKDGETYLLNLTQPTYIKTPLTLQEIYSAANAPYKLRYKDKFVCFSPEKFISIKDYKISTFPMKGTIDASILNAKEIILEDKKEMAEHVMVVDLLRNDLSMVAKNVKVEKFRYITKIEAGEKKLLHVSSHISGDVGDDWHSKIGDILKSLLPAGSISGAPKKSTLEIIHLVEGYERGYFSGVFGVYDGEVLDSAVMIRFVQKTKDGYMYKSGGGITLDSDVKSEYNEMLDKVYLP
- the bioD gene encoding dethiobiotin synthase, coding for MKKRIFITATNTDIGKTYTTKLLLKEFASRGLLVGVIKPIETGVVDGYADDGEELLQYVKELNPKLWSLEVEDIVPITYELAAAPFVASNNTPLDLRKIKIKIEEMEASCDIVIIEGAGGLYVPIDDKYMMIDLLKKLDAVALLVTHCSLGCINDTLLSKGALEAKEILHVVAFNCKNKDDNFDKISEPYFLKTDFKVFKVDKDIEKICDVLYNLSDVKR
- the clpS gene encoding ATP-dependent Clp protease adapter ClpS, translating into MATNIDLETKEKVKIKYPKKYKVLLLNDDYTSMEFVIDILITIFHKNYEQAHQIMLEIHKKTKGICGIYTYEIAETKVMQVHKKARDNGFALRATMEEE